gaattaaaattgaagttaCATCACTAAGTACCTGTTCCTCCCATTGTGCTGTAACCACAGGAGGGAATAGTATAGCAGGCTTTGCCTCTGTACCAGCAAAAACTTGCTGTCCGGTATCCTTACTACTTTGATGAAGTTCTGCCAATTCGCTGATGAAcatcaaaagtaaaaaatcaagcattattattttcaatgaaagatCCATGAGCTATCATAATAATGTATTCCAAATTCAGTGGCTTAAAGTTAAACCGACCGGATTTCATTCACCATCATATCTGTGACCACTTCTAACATGTCTTGCAGCAAGACCACCACTGTACCCCGCTTGGATGgatctccatttttctgagacaagaAATCAGTGCACAAGTTTCCAAATATAATGGTTAAAGACAAGACACAATTCAAGAATATGAACTACATATATAGTTAGTTTTGTTTTGAATGGCTCACCATGATTTCCACAAGCTCCACGGACTTCTTACAATGGGAGGGTAGAAAGCCCATACGGAAATTTGTAAGAAGTGTACTCTTTGAGATGTTGCTCTCGACTTCTTTGATGATTGAGGAAATTATACCGGTTCATCACAATTGATTCAGAAGTACGAtaagaatttaattgaattaaatattcATAGCTTCAATTGTATGTGCTACTTAAGAAAACAGCAAACAgctgataagaaaaaaatcaaatgatccTCTGTACTTCAATATGCAATTATGAATTAATATGGCTCAAATTAATATTGATTACTCAAGTTAGCGGTTAGCCATTccttcattcatttatttactCAGTGTAGTCAAAGTAGCTCAGAAATAGATCTAAAATCTAGCTAGagtataaaaggaaaaataaaaatacttggtGTAATTGCTATTCAGGAAATTCAAAAAGACTGATAGACCACATGAACAAATTTGAAGTCTTTGTACAAAAACAGATCTAAGCAGGATAGAAGATTAATGAAACTGGGTCTAATTTGCaccaataaaaaagaatataatccATTAATCTTGAATAGCCCTTTTGGCATGAAGTGTAAACTAAATTCAAATGCACCAACACAAGATGCCAACAGATACCTTTTTTCAGTTTCTCCTATCACTAAATCATGTAGAACATGTTTAAAGGATTCATAGCATTCAATAACAACACATTTCATATATTCATCAGCACATATGCGCTTCCAAAGATCAGAGTCCCTCCCTCGAAACTGAGTTGCCATATCCAGTGCTACAGTAATCTGTAAAGTCTGACAGCGTCAATCATATAGACTGATAATAAACATATGAATACTGAAATTGAATCACATTAACCTACCTTGCTTGCAAGCAAAAATGGTGGCCACTGAATTATTTTCAGATTATGACCCACCCAATGAGTAAGGAACTAGCAAAAGATCCATCTCCCTGGAGTCACGCAAACATAGTTTAGTCCTAAATAGGAGATGGGCAGAAAATTGAAAAGATAGAAAAGAAAGCAGCTAAAGAGATTGGATGTAAGGTCCTTTGATACCATCTTGAAATATGAGGAGAGAAGAATAATTAAGAACCTAATAAAAGATTAGATATTTCtctgaaaattaatttgaataattaagaACCTAATACATTTGTTTCCAAATATTGTGAAAGACACATAAAGAAACAGatagcaaggaaaaaaaataccctTCCATATGCATTGTAATCAAGGGAACTCCAAAGAAGGTCGGCCATGTCTTTCTTGAGAAATCTCCGCACCGCGCTCCTTTTCTTGGGTTTGTTAACTTCAACAGAGATTTGCTGTTTCACATTTTAATTTCATcatcattattgttattttaagaagaaaataaaaaaggaaaggagggaAACAGAGAAGGTTTATTACCACTTGGAATAGAATTTGGGCTTGAATAGCGCATGCAACATTTTCACTCCCGAGAATCCGAATATACGAAGCTGGAAAAGTGAAAAACGGGTTCTTGCAGAGAGGGTATGTTCTTGTGAAATCAAGAATGAAGAGACTCTTGTGAGGGATGGAATGGAACCGAAGAAGAAAGAGCTTGGAAAAAAGAGTTGCTTTATCAGCAAGAAAGaatgtagagagagagagagaaatgggaGCAATAAAAAGGTTAGTGAAAATGGAATGGAATGGAAGCTGGAAAAGTGAAAAACGGGTTCTTGCAGAGAGGGTATGCTCTTGTGAAATCAAGAATGAAGAGACTCTTGTGAGGAATGGAATGGAACTGAAGAAGGAAGTGCTTTATCAGCAAGAAAGAatgtagagagagagaaatgggaGCAATAAGAAGGTTTGTGAAAATGGTAAGGAGGAGAAGGTATTAATGCGAGAAAAGGAGAGAGACAAAGGGTCCTGCAGAATGAATATCTATGAATTCActagatgaaaagaaagaaagaagcaaaGGCACGTAAGAGAGTGTTGTTCCTTTGTCACGAtccacaaaatatataaaagggaATCCTTTCCCCTTGTTGTAGTGCGCAGTCAATgctcaatcaaaataaaaaaaataaaattacattactCTTAACTCTAAGAATTGCATGAATAAGAGGGAGTTAAAACAAGGTTGTAAAGAACCATGTCCATAAAAAGGATCAGGCACCCCCTTGGGTCCTAcacttttgaataaaaaagaatatttaagaaTTCTTGAAGTAATAGttaattttgttcatttatttattattattattactgtaaaatatatgaaaataaaaaaatagttagatATTACTTCAAAAGTGATTTTATTCAAAAGTGTAGGACCCAAGTGATTTTattcaaaagtaaaatatatgaatataaataGAGCAATAAAGCTCCAGGCATTGTGTACTACCGGCGAGCAATAAAGCTCTGAAAAAGCTAAGATTAAGTTCCTTTTATTCTGAGATATTTAGCTAAATCTAGTAGgtaaaatggggggggggggggggttgtgaTCAGCTTTGGGTTCGAACTCTATTATCCAAATACGGGGCTGGGCAGATCTAATTAATGGCAGAGACAGGCCGTGGCATTCTCAATGGTGGAAGGACCTCCGAAAGCTAGTTAAGCAGCCTGAATTTAACCCTATTATCCAGCACATGGAGTGGAAGGTAGGGGATGGGAGTCTAATAAATTTCTGGAAGGACAAGTGGTTGGGGACTGTTTCTAACCTGGAACAGCAGTTTAATAAGATGTTTCTCATCAGCAGACAGCAGAATAGTAAGATTTGCAATATGGGTAGCTTATCCCATGGTATATGGTGCTGGGATTTAAAATGGAGAAGAAACCTCTTTGATCATGAACAGGCAGAAGCTGTGGCATTCATGGAGCTAATCAACAATGTCCATATCCAACCTCATATGAAGGATTCCTTGTGCTGGTCAGCAGATCCTTCGGGCATCTACTCTTCTAAGTCAGCCTACAGATTGCTAATTTCTGTCAACAGAGATCTCCCTCAGCCCAAATATCTACAATTCGTTTTGGAGACTTAACATCCCCCCAAGAGCTGCGATTTTTGCTTGGAGAATTCTAAAAAACAGATTACCCACTAGATACaatcttttaaaaagaaatgtaTCCATTCCAGACCACACCTGCCCTTTATGTAGATCTCATCAAGAGGAAGCTGGTCACCTGTTTTTCCATTGTAAAGTCACTACTGTTTTATGGTGGGAGTCCATGAGCTGGAATAAGATGGTTGGTTCCTTAGCAGCATCCCCAGCAGATCACTATATTCAATTCTGTGATGGTTTTGGAGCTGCCAATAATCAAACTCGATGGCGTTGTTGGTGGATTGCTTTAACTTTCACAATATGGCAGCATAGGAATTCTATGGTTTTCCAAGGCAAGAGTTTCGAACCTCCAAAAGTGATGGAAGATTCCTTATTCCTTTTGTGGTCTTGGCTAAAAACCAGAGACAAGAACTTTAGTGACTCCTTTAACTACTGGTCGTCCAATATAGTGCGTTATTTTGGCTAACTGAATTTCTTCAGTTATGTATGGGAAGGGTGTATCTGAGTTTCTCAGTCTTGTTTTGATGggctttttattttcttatgtgtTCACAGATGTATCAATCACCAGCAGTACCTCTGGTGCTGCTGTGTTTCTttgagattatatatatatatatatatatatatatatatatatatatataatatttgtggCCCTTCAAAAAAAACTATAAGGGGAATTGTGTAAAGTATTAAATAGTCAGCATTgacatagaaaataaatttgtctTGGTATCAAGCTGAAATTCCTTTGGTATTAAATATTAACCATGGATTGACATTGCGTGGTACATTCCCATGGATACCTTTTGGGAAGAGAGCCACCGTGTAACCCACACGcatgaattaatataaaatatatatatgatcaaattaTTAGTCTTTTAGGAGAAAATTTTCCACTGACTTGCTCTATAGTAATGTAAATTCTATGGAAGAATTTCTTGGCATTTAGGTTGGAATTAGGACTCCCATCAACTTAAATACTTTCCAAGTACGGTAATAGGTATCAGATTAAGCTACAGAGTAAAGACTAAATAAACTTAGAAAATTAGTAAAATGAGAAATATAACAGTTTATAATTGAATAGTAAAATGGGAGTCTATCAGATTAAGCTAAATGAGAAATAAAAcagtttaaaaactaaatacaTATACCAGCCTTGACGAGGGACTATAAAAATTGTAATGTCAATTTAACTGAAATTTGAAAGTTCCTTTGTTCTAGTGTTTTCCTGACTATATTTCACAATGTTTCATAGTGATGTGTGTCCTCAgtgattattattttgtttatccTGGGATCTTCAGTCTTGGGGAGGGAACTCCGGTGAATATTATTAGTAGCCACCCATTAAGTTTGCTGAATGCCAGATTTGCTTTTTGTCAACTTATGTCTTTGgtttattgacttttttttttttataattactgtTTGCAGGATTTGAAGTGCTTTGTCTTCTCTCTCATTTCACTTcatttcaagatcaagcctaTATAATCTGTTTGCAATATTATGCATTCATCCTCTGAGAAATTTGTACTTGTTTAACAaccatcactttttttttcgagTTTGACATCTGATAGAGTGACTTTATAATCATGAATATGATTTGGTTCTGTATTGGGGGTTACATGGATTGCAACTTTTAGATTTGAGGGTATAGCCCTTGTACCAAAGTGTTGATTGGATTGGTTTTAATGTATGgtgtaacatctcatttttcatgaaataaattaataagatttttcatttaaaataattagagttttagaaaaaaattatgaagtttttgtaattaaataaataaggagaaataattttattgaaataatggttcgatggaaaataaaaaggatatttgatttattcatttgataagaaataaaatagagtatttgtttataaaataataaaaataaagaaaaatagagtaaataatagactgGGAGTacctagttataaatagagacatgttAGGTATTTTTTAGATTGACGATAGTCTCTGAGCTTTCTCTTGTTCTTAATTTCGTTTTCATTTCCCCTCCTTccaaaatcctctctttttcctGCATATACTAAAACCTATCTTAGTAAAATGACGATCTTAgacttgttaaccgttggatcgttgtaAGATTTGAGCATCAAGTTTGGAATTCATTTCTGAATATTTTTACTGTTGGAAATTGTGAAAAAATGTTGGAGGTGATAGAAATTCCTTTCGCATCGTAACTTTTTTCCTTTCCTGTAGAAACTCAAAATATGTCCTAATGAAACTACGATCTcggactcgttaaccgttggatcgttgtgaaatttggacaccagGTTGACAATTCATTTCCACACATCTTCATtgttgggatttgcaaaataatataTGGGGAGGGAGAAATACTCATTGCACGCAAAGTGGAATGaaagtttcaatctcttctcctccTCTCTAACGTTTGGAAACCTTAtcagagcaaccagaggaaaagcttgaggaatgtCAGAGAATTGTTAGAGATGTCGCTATTGCTATTGGAAGACACATGAGCTCGCTTAgaagtaagggatgagtttatcgcaattgaggtTAGAATGGACATATGTAGGAATCTTTAGGGGATCaaattgaggtttattttgggatgtttattgtattgaaattcttgttgtatgattatgtgaaattgtttgaggggttttactgtCCGTGGattgagaaacatttttgtataatttttttgtgtttttgataggattaacatgataaatagttatattgggatcatgaaattgtgtataagtgataaattaaatatgtgatgaattgtggaataacatgttgctttgaaattataatattattattgagattgagtatacgtgcaaagttgaacatgcattaatttgtgagatacacacaaacatgtgatgatggattgtgacattatgagatgtgaaattgtgaacatgagatttagttgtgaataagtgtgtggttaacacttgatgtgaaaatacttgtgttgtgagctgtgaattatacaataatccgatcagtgtttaccttgagaaaaatgtttatgcgcaatgttaaagagaaagtgtatgATTCCTAGTTATgaacctaaagtgttaaattgtagcgtaatgtgttaaacgtgtttgaaacacgagtgtgagatcatgaatattgtataattcatgagcagtgtctgcttATAATGTTGTTGTTGAAATCGAGTATAAGTACAAAGttaaacatgtgttaatttgtgagatacacgtaaacatgtgatggtggattgtgacattatgagatgttaaattgtggacatgagatttggttgtgaataagtgtgttaacacttgatgtgataaTACTTGTGTTATaaactgtgaattatacaataatccgaccagtgtttaccttgagaaaaatgtttatgtaTAGTGTTAAAGGAAAAGTATAGGTTTCCTTGTTATGAACccgtgttaaattgtagcgcaatgtgttaaacgtgtttgaaacacgagtgtgaggtcatgggtattgtataattcatgagtagtGTCTGTGTGTAAAAAAATTGCTTTAGGAGTTGGACTTAAATCAGGAAGGTGAAGCCCTAATGGATTTTTTGGAGTCTAGACCTTAGGGGTAaagacactcggtttgagtatttttttaagatggttttttcCGATGAAAATTTGTAACAAAATTGAACATACTAACAAATGTTGTCTCTATATATTGCACCAAAcactataattaaaatacatgggAGAAAATGTCACACTTAAGTTCATTAGGTGTTTCATATGTGCCCATACTGGATGTGAATGGAACTAAAGATTGACCCTAAAACGATCTGTCTAGACCATCAAAAACTTTCAACTGGTTGTTGAAAAGGCACGAATGTTAtcataaaagaaacaaataaatttaaaaatattttgccaAACCAAGTTGTgcccataaatatttttttcacttcccGGTTTAATGCAAGCATTTATACTCACCGTTTCCCATCTATTTGAACcccctcatatatatatatatatattccaaaatttctattattagctaaaattaattagaaaatacaaaattttaaggaTCTCACTTATTATTAGCCTTACTTGCTTTGAATGGTTCGATTTCTATCTGCTGAGTACATGTAGAACAGAAAAAAGGAGCATCCAAGATTCAATTAACATcaatataagtttttataacCCATGTAtcatgaagaaaaagaaggttGACTTGATTTACATTGCCGAAACAACAAAACTTAACCATGTCAAGTAATCACATGACTGTAAAAGTAAAACCACCAAAAATAGCATTGTTTTAACTTAAATAATTCGAAAAATTAATCCAATTCATTTTCCTTTCCAAATCTATTCTGTTTGATAATGTGGAATAACTTATGGATTGCTGTTATAGATAAATGGAATTGTATAACACAATATGTTGAATCAACATAACAAATCAATCACTATAAAGGTAATAGCATATGATTGATTTATGCAGGGAAGAAATCATTGAGTCTGTTGTGTTGATTAAATTCAATAATGGCAAAGACAAGCCAATCCATGCAACCTCCAACATCAACACGTCACTAGCAAACATGATTACTAGCAGCTCATGATGGCTAAACCACATTACCCTATATTacaatatacacatgtttataTCAACTCAATTAGTGGCTCATAACAACACCACTAGTCCTACTCcaaatggtggaggaagagtaacCCTAGAAAAGTTTCAGGGCACAGTACATCATTAATCTTGATGATGAATCAAATAAGGCTCTGCATAATTgagtcataattttaattttctgccCTAAAAAATCTGTCTCCAAAACCGCAAGAATCTAGTCATTGAGAAAGAACTGGAGGAGCTATAGCACGAGTATTATATGAACTGCAGTGACCACATTTTTGTCCAAGAATGTGGAAGTAAACTTCAGTTGTGTCATTACAGTCATTACATAGTATCCAAACCTGCAATGGTTGTTGTTTAGTTTTCTAAAATCTTCTGATAGAACCATGATATATACGTGTGTAATTAAATTGAGATGCATGGCAAGATTTTCTGTCATTTCAATAAATGGCAGTTAAATTACTCAATTAATCCCTAAACTATGGGAGAAGTTTCAAcccttaaattaaaataattttaattgggTCCTTAATCATGTAAGTTTTTTCAACTATGGGAGAAGTTTCAAcccttaaattaaaataattttaattgggTCCTTAATCATGTAAGTTTTTTCAATTTAGACCCTAGAGTTTTTAAAACCGCCATACATTGTCAATATAGTTTCTGAACTAACTCCAAGACCTACTTTTTTAGTTTAGGAATccaatccaattttttttttttttttaaatagtttggGAACATGCTTGAAATTTCCCAATTAGTTTAGGATCAActgagtaaaaaataaaaaatagttttaaaacatGCTTAAAATTTCCCAATTAATTTTGGATGAAGtgagtaatttaacctaaaacCTAAAATGGCATGTCCAAACTTTAGATAAGTAGGTTTGATAGAAAGTCTAACTCATCCATATGGTGTTCTTTGTTCCATGGAAACAAAGAACAAGAAGGGCATTCATAATTTAAAAGCACATTTCAAGTCTAATTTGTAGGCTTTCACAGAAAGCAATGAAACGGAGATAAATAGAAGTAACGTGCATTCAACAAGCATTTCTAAGAGTAAAACTCTACCTTTCTGTACCGATAATCATCAGGCATGACAGTTGCTTCAATCTAATATagcaaaaataaattagtgaGACATCATAATTGTACTAGATCATTTCTGCAAGGAAATAATCTTGACCAGATGATTGAACAgtataaaaaacaagaaatcaagTGAAACTATCTATAGCCTTTAATTTAACCAAGTACCTCTTCATCAATTCTCTTCCATGCCCTAGACATGTCCATCACCGACTTGGAGCATATGGGACAACAATACCTTATCCATATATATTACCAAGTCAATTCAATAATTAAGAATAGATAAAGTTTTGTAGATCAAAGAATTGGTAAATACTTAATACTCACTTGTCACGCTTTAGCATCTCTAGGTAGCATTCACTATGCATTGTGTGACCACATTTCATAACAGCAATGTCTTTCAATGAGTCAAAAAGATACTTTACCAACATAATGAAATCATGTCAGAATCCTTTCATGTTTCTCACGACAAAATGCTAGAAATTCCTTATTTGGTTTAAAACGCGAGACGGGAAAAGAGGGGAACAAAACACCCACCTCATAACAAATGGGACAATGATGCCTCATGGAGTTCTCCACACACAAATGATTATCACGCAGAGTATTTGAGTAGCAACACCCTGTTAGTATTGAGCAATTGATTTGTTAACAGAACAAAAAATTCAGTAACTTATGTGAATGATTATTAGATGTGACTCCAAATTCcaaaggaaacaaaagaatcCATCTTAGAGAAATTCAGAGAAAATTAAAGCACAAATGAAGCATATTGTtcacaaaattatcatatacCATAGATCAAGAGATGACTTTGAAAAATATTCTTTCAGCTCCATTGCGTTAGCAAGCACATCAAATAAGAGATCACTTGagcaaaaacgaaaataaagcTAGAAGTTTAGGAAACTCATactgtaattaaaaaaaaagaggcttCATTCCAACTACAAAAAACTGATTTGGAGGttataaagataaaacaaattaatacctcagaaataaaatcataataaatcaaCAATTACAGggaaaaaaaacagcagagttAATCAACATAAAGCAGTGCTTCCGAACTTCTGGTGTCACTAAGAGGCTGATAGCATGGTTTTTAATTCTTTCAGGTCGTGTAATATAAACTTACCATGCGAACTCTACTGATTACTATAATTCAAATGTGATTTCAGCACTTCATAAAGAGGTAataagttcaaaaaatgcaaaGGTACGAAAGAATTGAATCTTTTAAcaatttgaaaataacaatttgcaGCATAACttaatttgaaaaggaaaaaaacagtCTTATTATACTAGAGCAATGAAAAAGACACAATGGTAGCTAGATGATGAATGCATACCACACTTACTGCAGTGGGAATAATTCTCACGACCACCAAGTCTGTTCCAAATTTCATCACCAAAATTAGTAGCATCTCATAAACTTGTATAACTTAGGCCATAATGTAAGGTTTATTAAAACAAACCGTCAACGCACCTACAAATCCCACAATCATCACAATGAAACTGTTTTTTCCCGGTCTGTTTAATGTGTAACCAATGCTCAGCATCAAATAGAAAACAATAAGATTAACAATCACAAGCTAGAAGCAAACACCAACTGTCAACTCTCAAACAAGTCCATCTCCAAGAAATATGAAGAACCCAAAGTAATAGTAATATAAGCATATTAATGAAGCAAAATTTAATCATATACTGCAGATTCATTGAGTGACCCCTTACATCATCATCGAAGAATTTGCAGATATTGCAGAAATATTCTCCCATTCTGACACCACAATTTGTGCAAACTTGAGCAACCttcaaaagaaacaaataaaagaaacaataagAGAACCACAGATAAAACCATTACcaaaaaaacatagtttttaatCAAACTGGGAATGGATATTAGATACACACTGGCTGCTCTGTGTCACAAACTGAACAAACAACCTGAAACAACATCAAAATGCAAAAACCATATTACCATCATCTCATGTTAAAGGCACAATAGCCCAGGCAGTGTGGAAAATGAACA
The nucleotide sequence above comes from Glycine soja cultivar W05 chromosome 11, ASM419377v2, whole genome shotgun sequence. Encoded proteins:
- the LOC114373531 gene encoding E3 ubiquitin-protein ligase MIEL1-like — encoded protein: MEGSVLERLDFGKMGYGCKHYRRRCRIRAPCCNELYFCRHCHNEATSMLSNPFDRHELVRQDVQHVVCSVCDTEQPVAQVCTNCGVRMGEYFCNICKFFDDDTGKKQFHCDDCGICRLGGRENYSHCSKCGCCYSNTLRDNHLCVENSMRHHCPICYEYLFDSLKDIAVMKCGHTMHSECYLEMLKRDKYCCPICSKSVMDMSRAWKRIDEEIEATVMPDDYRYRKVWILCNDCNDTTEVYFHILGQKCGHCSSYNTRAIAPPVLSQ